Proteins encoded by one window of Streptomyces sp. ALI-76-A:
- a CDS encoding phosphotransferase, with amino-acid sequence MPRSCVPPLVPLAPPLGAVLRQYAAGSALTCEPVDQGLLNRGYRLCTTRGRYFLKHHFDPETADPAAIARQHRATQRLADLGVPVAPPLTGRDGRTVAVVGGHAYALHPWIDGRHRHGGQLTTAQCGRLGALLGVVHASLEHVMPRQARARVLLPSQAARTRAAVGAEVPTVSAASRAPIATGASEASTASSAASLASGASGPGQPADALHPVGSPDPADTFALIDRLLARVRRHHPADAFDELARHRLQERRTLLERHADRRPPCGSSVGWVHGDFHPFNLLYRGDAPAAIVDWDRLGVKPRAEEAVRAAAIFFVLPVGSLDLPKVRAYARAYRRAAGATPSQLAAAVHRVWWERLNDFWMLRWHYERGDTRADPQFPAASALAVWWTRQYDAVCDAFTD; translated from the coding sequence GTGCCGCGCTCTTGTGTACCACCCCTCGTACCCCTCGCGCCCCCGCTGGGCGCCGTCCTCCGCCAGTACGCCGCCGGGTCCGCCCTCACCTGCGAGCCCGTCGACCAGGGACTGCTCAACCGCGGCTACCGCCTGTGCACGACCCGCGGGCGCTACTTCCTCAAGCACCACTTCGACCCGGAGACCGCCGATCCCGCCGCGATCGCCCGCCAGCACCGGGCCACCCAGCGGCTGGCCGACCTCGGCGTCCCGGTGGCCCCGCCGCTGACCGGCCGGGACGGCCGCACGGTCGCGGTCGTCGGCGGCCACGCCTACGCCCTGCACCCCTGGATCGACGGCCGCCACCGCCACGGCGGTCAGCTGACCACCGCCCAGTGCGGACGGCTCGGGGCCCTGCTCGGGGTGGTGCACGCCAGCCTGGAACACGTGATGCCGAGGCAGGCACGGGCGCGCGTCCTGCTGCCGTCGCAGGCGGCGCGGACGCGGGCTGCCGTGGGTGCGGAAGTCCCCACAGTCTCAGCGGCCTCAAGGGCCCCCATCGCCACCGGCGCCTCTGAGGCCTCCACTGCTTCCTCCGCTGCCTCACTCGCCTCGGGGGCAAGCGGGCCCGGGCAGCCGGCCGACGCCCTCCACCCCGTCGGCAGTCCCGATCCCGCCGACACCTTCGCCCTCATCGACCGGCTGCTCGCCCGGGTGCGCCGCCACCATCCCGCCGACGCCTTCGACGAGCTGGCCCGCCACCGGCTCCAGGAGCGGCGCACGCTGCTGGAGCGGCACGCCGACCGGCGGCCGCCGTGCGGGAGCTCGGTGGGCTGGGTGCACGGGGACTTCCACCCGTTCAACCTGCTCTACAGGGGAGACGCCCCGGCCGCGATCGTCGACTGGGACCGGCTCGGCGTGAAACCCCGCGCGGAGGAGGCCGTACGCGCCGCCGCGATCTTCTTCGTGCTGCCCGTCGGCAGCCTGGACCTGCCGAAGGTACGGGCCTACGCGCGCGCGTACCGGCGGGCGGCCGGGGCCACGCCCTCACAGCTCGCGGCGGCCGTACACCGGGTGTGGTGGGAGCGTCTGAACGACTTCTGGATGCTGCGCTGGCACTACGAACGCGGTGACACCCGCGCGGACCCGCAGTTCCCGGCGGCCTCGGCGCTCGCCGTCTGGTGGACGCGGCAGTACGACGCGGTGTGCGACGCCTTCACGGACTGA
- a CDS encoding protein kinase: MSQDAAHGRYAGRALAGGRYQLRDLLGEGGMASVHLAYDAVLDRQVAVKTLHTELGREQAFRERFRREAQAVAKLTHTNIVSVFDTGEDELDGTTMPYIVMEYIEGRPLGSVLDEDVRQFGAMPADKALKITADVLAALEISHEMGLVHRDIKPGNVMMTKRGVVKVMDFGIARAMQSGVTSMTQTGMVVGTPQYLSPEQALGRGVDARSDLYSVGIMLFQLVTGRLPFDADSPLAIAYAHVQEEPVAPSSINRALPPAVDALIARALKKNPNERFPSAEAMRDECLRVASSYQPTAPSIVPGAQTPSGAGVGSAVFPPVDQTPPPPQGNVQTPYQPTPNPYGTPAPSAHSPAYGYPQQPGYQTPGPAAYAPQQATSNQPPYTIAPQYAAANSGGGGGGGGKGNRPVIIGSIVVSIVAVGGLLVTLLMNRGNGDEAGGDTSATPSASSSTVEGYRGPETGRTIEATECTEPEESGSDPDQVKMPNFQYKNWDSVLKCLQDAGWNYAQNKVDENTWGDGTVMKQFPEAGTDFDPKDPPKMQFDVSTGNPAGT; encoded by the coding sequence ATGAGCCAGGACGCCGCACACGGCCGGTATGCGGGGCGGGCGCTGGCCGGCGGCCGTTACCAGCTGCGCGACTTGCTCGGCGAGGGCGGCATGGCCTCGGTCCACCTCGCGTACGACGCCGTGCTCGACCGGCAGGTCGCGGTCAAGACCCTGCACACCGAGCTGGGCCGGGAGCAGGCCTTCCGCGAGCGCTTCCGCCGCGAGGCCCAGGCCGTGGCCAAGCTCACGCACACCAACATCGTCTCGGTCTTCGACACCGGCGAGGACGAGCTGGACGGCACGACGATGCCGTACATCGTCATGGAGTACATCGAGGGCCGCCCGCTGGGCTCGGTGCTCGACGAGGACGTACGGCAGTTCGGCGCGATGCCCGCCGACAAGGCGCTGAAGATCACCGCGGACGTGCTGGCGGCGCTGGAGATCAGCCACGAGATGGGGCTGGTCCACCGGGACATCAAGCCGGGCAACGTGATGATGACCAAGCGCGGGGTCGTCAAGGTAATGGACTTCGGCATCGCGCGCGCCATGCAGTCCGGGGTCACCTCGATGACCCAGACCGGCATGGTCGTCGGCACCCCGCAGTACCTCTCGCCGGAGCAGGCGCTGGGGCGCGGGGTGGACGCCCGCTCCGACCTGTACTCGGTCGGCATCATGCTGTTCCAGCTGGTCACCGGGCGGCTGCCGTTCGACGCGGACTCGCCGCTGGCGATCGCGTACGCGCACGTGCAGGAGGAGCCGGTCGCTCCTTCGTCGATCAACCGCGCGCTGCCACCGGCCGTGGACGCGCTGATCGCCCGCGCGCTGAAGAAGAACCCGAACGAGCGTTTCCCGAGCGCCGAAGCCATGCGCGACGAGTGCCTGCGCGTGGCCTCGTCCTACCAGCCGACCGCCCCGAGCATCGTCCCCGGCGCCCAGACGCCGAGCGGCGCGGGCGTCGGCTCCGCGGTGTTCCCACCGGTCGACCAGACGCCGCCCCCGCCCCAGGGCAACGTCCAGACGCCCTACCAGCCGACCCCGAACCCCTACGGCACGCCGGCTCCGTCGGCGCACTCCCCGGCGTACGGCTACCCGCAGCAGCCGGGTTACCAGACGCCGGGCCCGGCCGCGTACGCGCCGCAGCAGGCCACGTCGAACCAGCCGCCGTACACCATCGCGCCCCAGTACGCGGCGGCGAACTCCGGCGGTGGCGGCGGTGGTGGCGGCAAGGGCAACAGGCCGGTGATCATCGGTTCGATCGTCGTGTCCATCGTCGCGGTGGGCGGACTGCTCGTGACCTTGCTGATGAACCGCGGCAACGGTGACGAAGCGGGCGGGGACACCAGCGCCACCCCCTCGGCCTCGTCGAGCACGGTGGAGGGCTACCGCGGGCCGGAGACCGGGCGGACGATCGAGGCGACCGAGTGCACCGAGCCGGAGGAGTCGGGCAGCGATCCGGACCAGGTGAAGATGCCGAACTTCCAGTACAAGAACTGGGACTCGGTCCTCAAGTGCCTCCAGGACGCCGGCTGGAACTACGCCCAGAACAAGGTGGACGAGAACACCTGGGGCGACGGCACCGTCATGAAGCAGTTCCCCGAGGCGGGCACCGACTTCGACCCGAAGGACCCGCCGAAGATGCAGTTCGACGTGTCCACCGGCAACCCCGCGGGGACATAG
- a CDS encoding protein kinase, which produces MAQQQRAQGPSDPEATGGGMSDAPELWGNGGLVGDGRYRLTRRLGRGGMAEVFAAEDVRLGRTVAVKLLRADLAEDPVSKARFTREAQSVAGLNHHAIVAVYDSGEDFVGGQSVPYIVMEIVEGRTIRDLLLNAEAPGPEQALIIVSGVLEALAYSHQHGIVHRDIKPANVIITHNGAVKVMDFGIARALHGASTTMTQTGMVMGTPQYLSPEQALGKAVDHRSDLYATGCLLYELLALRPPFTGETPLSVVYQHVQDIPTPPSEVSDGVPPELDGLVMRSLAKEPDDRFQTAEEMRGLVQYGLQMLYEQGGHTGTWNTGPVDTHDGRHTPAAGLAGTAVMGHAGVDASGTTQIPQQILPAGYGGGDDGGFEGHGNRGGGRGKLWILAVLAVVAIAAGVALALQGGTGKSGGTDTTKSPTTSPSADKQTASETPSDDPSEEPSDTTTDNGTGTGSGSGYTPPYSAPAYTPSQSAPQDPSTEPSDEVTPSEPSDEVTPSDPVTPSDDPVDESPDTLGGVTGNGGTDAGAEG; this is translated from the coding sequence ATGGCACAGCAGCAGCGCGCTCAGGGCCCGTCCGACCCCGAGGCGACTGGCGGCGGAATGTCAGATGCGCCGGAACTGTGGGGTAACGGCGGGCTGGTCGGGGACGGCCGGTACCGGCTGACCCGCAGACTCGGCCGGGGCGGCATGGCCGAGGTGTTCGCGGCCGAGGACGTGCGCCTGGGCCGCACCGTGGCGGTCAAGCTGCTGCGCGCCGATCTCGCCGAGGATCCCGTCTCCAAGGCCCGTTTCACCCGCGAGGCCCAGTCGGTGGCCGGGCTCAACCACCACGCGATCGTCGCCGTGTACGACTCCGGCGAGGACTTCGTGGGCGGCCAGTCCGTGCCGTACATCGTGATGGAGATCGTCGAGGGACGGACGATCCGCGACCTCCTCCTCAACGCCGAGGCGCCCGGTCCAGAGCAGGCGCTGATCATCGTCTCGGGGGTGCTGGAGGCGCTCGCCTATTCGCACCAGCACGGCATCGTGCACCGCGACATCAAGCCCGCCAACGTGATCATCACGCACAACGGCGCCGTGAAGGTCATGGACTTCGGCATCGCCCGGGCCCTGCACGGGGCGTCCACGACGATGACGCAGACCGGCATGGTCATGGGCACCCCGCAGTACCTCTCCCCGGAGCAGGCGCTCGGCAAGGCCGTCGACCACCGGTCCGACCTGTACGCGACGGGCTGTCTCCTCTACGAACTTCTCGCGCTGCGTCCGCCGTTCACCGGCGAGACCCCGCTGTCGGTCGTCTACCAGCACGTCCAGGACATCCCGACGCCCCCGTCCGAGGTCTCCGACGGCGTCCCGCCGGAGCTGGACGGTCTCGTCATGCGCTCGCTCGCCAAGGAGCCGGACGACCGGTTCCAGACGGCCGAGGAGATGCGCGGGCTGGTCCAGTACGGCCTACAGATGCTGTACGAGCAGGGCGGCCACACCGGCACCTGGAACACCGGCCCCGTCGACACGCACGACGGCCGGCACACTCCGGCGGCGGGCCTCGCCGGCACGGCCGTGATGGGACACGCCGGCGTGGACGCCTCCGGCACCACGCAGATCCCGCAGCAGATCCTGCCCGCCGGTTACGGCGGCGGGGACGACGGCGGCTTCGAGGGGCACGGCAACCGGGGCGGCGGCCGCGGCAAGCTGTGGATCCTCGCCGTGCTCGCGGTGGTCGCCATAGCGGCGGGCGTGGCGCTGGCGCTCCAGGGCGGCACCGGGAAGAGCGGCGGCACCGACACCACGAAGTCGCCGACCACCTCGCCGAGCGCCGACAAGCAGACGGCCAGCGAGACGCCGAGCGACGACCCGAGCGAAGAGCCCTCCGACACGACCACGGACAACGGGACGGGCACGGGGTCCGGTTCGGGCTACACGCCCCCGTACTCCGCGCCCGCCTACACGCCGTCGCAGTCGGCCCCGCAGGACCCGAGCACGGAGCCGTCGGACGAGGTGACGCCGTCGGAGCCGTCGGACGAGGTGACGCCGTCGGATCCGGTGACGCCGTCGGACGATCCGGTGGACGAGAGCCCTGACACCCTCGGGGGCGTCACGGGCAACGGCGGCACCGACGCCGGCGCGGAAGGCTGA
- the pdhA gene encoding pyruvate dehydrogenase (acetyl-transferring) E1 component subunit alpha, protein MTVDSTAARTPRRSAGTTATSTAGKRATAKKPSATAKKAPDGEPQLVQLLTPEGKRVKSAAYDKYIAGITPEELRGLYRDMVLTRRFDAEATSLQRQGELGLWASLLGQEAAQIGSGRATRADDYVFPTYREHGVAWCRGVDPANLLGMFRGVNNGGWDPNSNNFHLYTIVIGSQTLHATGYAMGVAKDGADSAVIAYFGDGASSQGDVAESFTFSAVYNAPVVFFCQNNQWAISEPTEKQTRVPLYQRAQGYGFPGVRVDGNDVLACLAVTKWALERARGGEGPTLVEAYTYRMGAHTTSDDPTRYRHDDERVAWEAKDPILRLRRYLEASNHTDEAFFAELETESEALGRRVREAVRSMPDPDRFAIFEHAYADGHTLVDEERAQFAAYQASFAEEEGGN, encoded by the coding sequence GTGACCGTGGACAGCACTGCCGCGCGCACACCGCGACGCAGCGCAGGTACGACCGCTACAAGCACGGCCGGCAAGCGCGCGACCGCGAAGAAGCCGTCGGCGACCGCGAAGAAGGCGCCGGACGGCGAGCCTCAGCTCGTCCAGTTGCTGACGCCCGAGGGCAAGCGCGTCAAGAGCGCCGCCTACGACAAGTACATCGCCGGCATCACACCGGAGGAGCTCCGCGGCCTGTACCGCGACATGGTGCTCACCCGCCGCTTCGACGCCGAGGCCACCTCCCTGCAACGCCAGGGCGAGCTGGGACTGTGGGCCTCGCTGCTCGGCCAGGAGGCCGCCCAGATCGGCTCCGGTCGCGCCACCCGCGCGGACGACTACGTCTTCCCGACCTACCGGGAGCACGGCGTCGCCTGGTGCCGCGGCGTCGACCCGGCCAACCTGCTCGGCATGTTCCGCGGCGTGAACAACGGCGGCTGGGACCCGAACAGCAACAACTTCCACCTGTACACGATCGTCATCGGTTCGCAGACCCTGCACGCCACCGGCTACGCGATGGGCGTCGCCAAGGACGGCGCGGACAGCGCGGTGATCGCCTACTTCGGCGACGGCGCCTCCAGCCAGGGTGACGTCGCTGAATCGTTCACCTTCTCCGCGGTCTACAACGCCCCGGTGGTGTTCTTCTGCCAGAACAACCAGTGGGCCATCTCCGAGCCCACCGAGAAGCAGACCCGCGTCCCGCTCTACCAGCGTGCGCAGGGCTACGGCTTCCCCGGCGTCCGCGTCGACGGCAACGACGTACTGGCCTGCCTCGCGGTGACCAAGTGGGCGCTGGAGCGCGCTCGCGGCGGCGAGGGCCCGACCCTGGTCGAGGCGTACACGTACCGCATGGGCGCCCACACCACCTCCGACGACCCCACCCGCTACCGCCACGACGACGAGCGGGTCGCCTGGGAGGCGAAGGACCCGATCCTGCGCCTTCGCCGGTACCTGGAGGCCTCGAACCACACGGACGAGGCATTCTTCGCGGAACTGGAGACGGAGAGCGAGGCGTTGGGCAGGCGAGTACGCGAAGCGGTCCGGTCCATGCCGGACCCCGACCGCTTCGCCATCTTCGAGCACGCGTATGCGGACGGGCACACGCTCGTCGACGAGGAGCGAGCGCAGTTCGCCGCCTACCAGGCGTCGTTCGCCGAGGAAGAGGGGGGTAACTGA